The Tamandua tetradactyla isolate mTamTet1 chromosome 23, mTamTet1.pri, whole genome shotgun sequence genome includes a window with the following:
- the LRWD1 gene encoding leucine-rich repeat and WD repeat-containing protein 1 isoform X1, translating into MGPLSARLLLQLGRPRCDRLGKIRSLDLSGLKLLSEHLDPKLLGRLKQLQELDLSNNQLETLPANLGLSHLRILRCANNQLGDVTVLCQFPELEELNLEGNPFLTVSDNLKVSFLLPKLRKVNGKDASLTSSQVENLNRELTSRVTAHWEKFMATLGPEEEAETVQADFVRSAVRDVRYGPESLSEFTQWRVQMISEELVASGGTQVAEPDIPERPTEATTSHKPGSRLVALKRPGDIPLNLSPSKRVCISPSAPAEGSPMGSEGSQPALKLEPLHFLQCHSKNNSPQDLQTQLWACAFEPAWEEGHSGATSQTVATCGGEAVCVIDCQTGIVLHKYKVPGEEFFSVAWTALTVVTQAGHKKRWSVLAAAGLRGLVRLLHVRAGFCCGVIRAHKKAIATLCFSPTHETHLFTASYDKRIVLWDIGAPNHDYEFQASQLLTLDTTSIPLRLCPVASCPDAYLLAGCEGGCYCWDVRLDQPQKRRVCEVEFDFSEGSETTGRRVDGLAFVNEDVVASKGNGLGTICLWSWSQTWAGRGSQSTVAVVVLARLQWSSTELAYFSLSACPAPVCVPADEGTVLCGDEEGNVWIYEVRHILEQPPPLPAAPQPPTQILKWPQPWALGQMVTKTMVNMVVANPTLTYLTALTDSNIVAIWKR; encoded by the exons TCTGTCAGGGTTGAAGCTGCTCTCGGAGCACTTGGACCCCAAACTCCTGGGCCGCCTGAAGCAATTGCAAGAGCTGGACCTCTCCAATAACCAACTGGAGACACTGCCAGCCAACCTGGGGCTGTCCCACCTGCGCATCCTCCGCTGTGCCAACAACCAGCTCGGGGACGTCACTGTCCTGTGCCAGTTCCCAGAGCTTGAGGAGCTCAACCTGGAGGGCAACCCCTTCCTGACG GTGAGTGACAACCTGAAAGTCTCCTTTCTCCTGCCCAAGCTGCGTAAGGTCAATGGCAAGGATGCTTCCTTGACGTCCTCTCAGGTGGAGAACCTTAACCGGGAGCTGACCAGCAGG GTCACAGCTCACTGGGAGAAGTTCATGGCTACACTGGGCCCCGAAGAAGAGGCTGAGACGGTCCAAGCGGATTTTGTGAGGTCTGCCGTCAGGGACGTTCGCTACGGGCCCGAGTCCCTCAGCGAGTTCACCCAGTGGCGG GTGCAGATGATATCCGAGGAGCTGGTGGCCTCCGGTGGGACCCAGGTAGCTGAGCCAGACATCCCAGAGAGACCCACAGAGGCCACGACCTCCCACAAACCTGGG TCCAGGCTGGTGGCCTTGAAAAGGCCAGGTGACATCCCACTCAACCTTTCTCCCAGCAAGCGTGTATGTATCTCCCCCTCAGCTCCGGCAGAGGGCAGCCCCATGGGATCCGAGGGCAGCCAG CCTGCCCTGAAGCTGGAGCCCCTGCACTTCCTGCAGTGTCACAGCAAGAACAACAGCCCTCAGGACCTGCAGACCCAGCTGTGGGCATGTGCCTTCGAGCCGGCCTGGGAGGAGG GGCATTCAGGGGCCACATCCCAGACCGTGGCCACATGTGGTGGGGAGGCCGTTTGCGTGATCGACTGCCAGACGGGCATCGTACTGCACAAGTACAAGGTGCCCGGTGAG GAGTTCTTCTCTGTGGCCTGGACTGCGCTGACAGTGGTCACACAGGCGGGCCACAAGAAGCGTTGGAGTGTGCTGGCAGCCGCAGGCCTGCGGGGCTTGGTCCGGCTGCTGCACGTGCGTGCCGGCTTCTGCTGCGGGGTCATCCGCGCCCATAAGAAGGCCATCGCCACCCTCTGCTTCAGCCCCACCCACGAGACCCACCTCTTCA CGGCTTCCTACGACAAGCGGATCGTCCTCTGGGACATCGGGGCACCCAACCATGATTATGAATTCCAGGCCAG CCAGCTACTCACACTCGACACCACATCCATTCCACTACGTCTCTGCCCCGTTGCCTCCTGCCCAGATGCCTACCTGCTGGCTGGTTGTGAGGGTGGCTGCTACTGCTGGGATGTGCGGCTGGACCAGCCCCAAAAAAGGAG GGTGTGCGAAGTGGAGTTTGACTTCTCCGAGGGCTCTGAGACAACTGGACGTAGAGTGGATGGGCTGGCGTTTGTGAATGAGGACGTCGTGG CCTCCAAGGGGAACGGCCTGGGCACCATCTGTCTGTGGAGCTGGAGCCAGACGTGGGCGGGTCGGGGCAGCCAGTCCACAGTGGCAGTGGTCGTCCTGGCCCGGCTGCAGTGGTCATCCACCGAGTTGGCCTATTTCTCACTCAGTGCCTGTCCAG CACCTGTCTGTGTCCCGGCAGATGAGGGCACTGTGCTCTGTGGGGACGAGGAAGGCAACGTGTGGATCTATGAGGTCCGGCACATCCTAGAGCAGCCACCCCCGCTGCCTGCAGCCCCGCAGCCCCCCACACAG ATCCTCAAGTGGCCGCAGCCCTGGGCCCTTGGCCAGATGGTGACCAAGACAATGGTGAACATGGTTGTGGCCAACCCCACCCTGACCTACCTCACCGCCCTGACTGACTCCAACATTGTAGCCATCTGGAAGAGGTGA
- the LRWD1 gene encoding leucine-rich repeat and WD repeat-containing protein 1 isoform X2 — translation MGPLSARLLLQLGRPRCDRLGKIRSLDLSGLKLLSEHLDPKLLGRLKQLQELDLSNNQLETLPANLGLSHLRILRCANNQLGDVTVLCQFPELEELNLEGNPFLTVSDNLKVSFLLPKLRKVNGKDASLTSSQVENLNRELTSRVTAHWEKFMATLGPEEEAETVQADFVRSAVRDVRYGPESLSEFTQWRVQMISEELVASGGTQVAEPDIPERPTEATTSHKPGSRLVALKRPGDIPLNLSPSKRVCISPSAPAEGSPMGSEGSQPALKLEPLHFLQCHSKNNSPQDLQTQLWACAFEPAWEEGHSGATSQTVATCGGEAVCVIDCQTGIVLHKYKVPGEEFFSVAWTALTVVTQAGHKKRWSVLAAAGLRGLVRLLHVRAGFCCGVIRAHKKAIATLCFSPTHETHLFTASYDKRIVLWDIGAPNHDYEFQASQLLTLDTTSIPLRLCPVASCPDAYLLAGCEGGCYCWDVRLDQPQKRRVCEVEFDFSEGSETTGRRVDGLAFVNEDVVASKGNGLGTICLWSWSQTWAGRGSQSTVAVVVLARLQWSSTELAYFSLSACPDEGTVLCGDEEGNVWIYEVRHILEQPPPLPAAPQPPTQILKWPQPWALGQMVTKTMVNMVVANPTLTYLTALTDSNIVAIWKR, via the exons TCTGTCAGGGTTGAAGCTGCTCTCGGAGCACTTGGACCCCAAACTCCTGGGCCGCCTGAAGCAATTGCAAGAGCTGGACCTCTCCAATAACCAACTGGAGACACTGCCAGCCAACCTGGGGCTGTCCCACCTGCGCATCCTCCGCTGTGCCAACAACCAGCTCGGGGACGTCACTGTCCTGTGCCAGTTCCCAGAGCTTGAGGAGCTCAACCTGGAGGGCAACCCCTTCCTGACG GTGAGTGACAACCTGAAAGTCTCCTTTCTCCTGCCCAAGCTGCGTAAGGTCAATGGCAAGGATGCTTCCTTGACGTCCTCTCAGGTGGAGAACCTTAACCGGGAGCTGACCAGCAGG GTCACAGCTCACTGGGAGAAGTTCATGGCTACACTGGGCCCCGAAGAAGAGGCTGAGACGGTCCAAGCGGATTTTGTGAGGTCTGCCGTCAGGGACGTTCGCTACGGGCCCGAGTCCCTCAGCGAGTTCACCCAGTGGCGG GTGCAGATGATATCCGAGGAGCTGGTGGCCTCCGGTGGGACCCAGGTAGCTGAGCCAGACATCCCAGAGAGACCCACAGAGGCCACGACCTCCCACAAACCTGGG TCCAGGCTGGTGGCCTTGAAAAGGCCAGGTGACATCCCACTCAACCTTTCTCCCAGCAAGCGTGTATGTATCTCCCCCTCAGCTCCGGCAGAGGGCAGCCCCATGGGATCCGAGGGCAGCCAG CCTGCCCTGAAGCTGGAGCCCCTGCACTTCCTGCAGTGTCACAGCAAGAACAACAGCCCTCAGGACCTGCAGACCCAGCTGTGGGCATGTGCCTTCGAGCCGGCCTGGGAGGAGG GGCATTCAGGGGCCACATCCCAGACCGTGGCCACATGTGGTGGGGAGGCCGTTTGCGTGATCGACTGCCAGACGGGCATCGTACTGCACAAGTACAAGGTGCCCGGTGAG GAGTTCTTCTCTGTGGCCTGGACTGCGCTGACAGTGGTCACACAGGCGGGCCACAAGAAGCGTTGGAGTGTGCTGGCAGCCGCAGGCCTGCGGGGCTTGGTCCGGCTGCTGCACGTGCGTGCCGGCTTCTGCTGCGGGGTCATCCGCGCCCATAAGAAGGCCATCGCCACCCTCTGCTTCAGCCCCACCCACGAGACCCACCTCTTCA CGGCTTCCTACGACAAGCGGATCGTCCTCTGGGACATCGGGGCACCCAACCATGATTATGAATTCCAGGCCAG CCAGCTACTCACACTCGACACCACATCCATTCCACTACGTCTCTGCCCCGTTGCCTCCTGCCCAGATGCCTACCTGCTGGCTGGTTGTGAGGGTGGCTGCTACTGCTGGGATGTGCGGCTGGACCAGCCCCAAAAAAGGAG GGTGTGCGAAGTGGAGTTTGACTTCTCCGAGGGCTCTGAGACAACTGGACGTAGAGTGGATGGGCTGGCGTTTGTGAATGAGGACGTCGTGG CCTCCAAGGGGAACGGCCTGGGCACCATCTGTCTGTGGAGCTGGAGCCAGACGTGGGCGGGTCGGGGCAGCCAGTCCACAGTGGCAGTGGTCGTCCTGGCCCGGCTGCAGTGGTCATCCACCGAGTTGGCCTATTTCTCACTCAGTGCCTGTCCAG ATGAGGGCACTGTGCTCTGTGGGGACGAGGAAGGCAACGTGTGGATCTATGAGGTCCGGCACATCCTAGAGCAGCCACCCCCGCTGCCTGCAGCCCCGCAGCCCCCCACACAG ATCCTCAAGTGGCCGCAGCCCTGGGCCCTTGGCCAGATGGTGACCAAGACAATGGTGAACATGGTTGTGGCCAACCCCACCCTGACCTACCTCACCGCCCTGACTGACTCCAACATTGTAGCCATCTGGAAGAGGTGA
- the POLR2J gene encoding DNA-directed RNA polymerase II subunit RPB11-a: MNAPPAFESFLLFEGEKKITINKDTKVPNACLFTINKEDHTLGNIIKSQLLKDPQVLFAGYKVPHPLEHKIIIRVQTTPDYSPQEAFTNAITDLISELSLLEERFRVAIKDKQEGIE, from the exons ATGAACGCCCCTCCAGCCTTCGAGTCGTTCCTGCTCTTCGAAGGCGAGAAGAA AATCACCATTAACAAGGACACCAAAGTACCCAATGCCTGTTTGTTtaccatcaacaaagaagaccacACACTAGGAAACATAATTAAATC ACAGCTGCTGAAGGACCCCCAGGTGCTGTTTGCTGGCTATAAGGTCCCTCACCCCTTGGAACACAAGATCATCATCCGAGTGCAGACCACACCTGACTACAGCCCCCAGGAGGCCTTCACCAACGCCATCACTGACCTCATCAGTgagctctccctgctggaggaGCGATTCAGG GTGGCCATCAAGGACAAGCAAGAAGGAATTGAATAG